From the Clostridium putrefaciens genome, one window contains:
- a CDS encoding ABC transporter ATP-binding protein, protein MIKKYLKLYRLIGSYIKEQILMALLCLIGMLVSILIPYLMALFINNIQDGQSLSTIIKMGILIGVISFVASLLNTAQNYVWHRFRVKFINHMRLEMFKAAINKKLVYFKENKSGDILSKILYDVTAVAEHIAIGIPMLLINIIRLLAIFILMAALNIRLTLIVLITAPIYFIIFNIINKQLRENSGKEREAFSKVTGNLQEDIGGIHTIKIFKKETYFTQKFHNVLNGYISFVNKNLFFQAVSYGTTDMIQSMLPIAILLVGSVLIGDGSLKIGSLMGFYTYLTYIYEPMTNLSDWFIGVQTTLGMSDRVTKFLEDPEHAKEIEQEKTKISIDEIKSIVFKDVSFSYDKNYMVLDNLNLNIEKGDKVAIVGASGKGKSTIIQLLMKVYNNYTGEILINGISLRDIAKDSVYDHMSLVEQNLFIFDGTVKENILFDEKDSVRLLESMEISKSNVFVDSFKNTIDHLLLEGGKNISGGQKQRICINRALVRSFDILILDEATSSLDKELEKEVIENLDNYVTKNNKILISISHRPVPTSICNKIIDLNKETSLEAKNPLII, encoded by the coding sequence ATGATTAAAAAGTATCTAAAGTTATATAGACTTATAGGCTCTTATATCAAAGAACAGATACTTATGGCACTATTATGTTTGATTGGAATGTTAGTATCAATTTTAATACCTTATCTCATGGCATTATTTATCAATAATATTCAAGATGGTCAAAGTTTATCAACTATTATAAAAATGGGGATTTTAATTGGTGTCATTTCCTTTGTTGCATCTCTTTTGAACACTGCACAAAATTATGTATGGCATAGATTCCGTGTAAAGTTTATTAATCATATGCGACTAGAGATGTTTAAGGCTGCTATAAATAAAAAGCTTGTATATTTTAAAGAAAATAAATCTGGAGATATTCTATCAAAAATCCTTTATGATGTAACAGCCGTGGCAGAACATATCGCTATAGGTATTCCAATGTTGCTTATCAATATCATACGGCTTTTAGCTATATTTATACTGATGGCAGCACTTAATATACGGTTAACATTGATTGTCCTCATTACTGCACCTATATATTTCATCATATTTAACATAATCAATAAGCAATTAAGAGAAAATAGTGGCAAGGAAAGAGAGGCATTCTCAAAAGTCACAGGTAATCTTCAAGAGGATATCGGTGGCATTCATACCATTAAGATATTTAAGAAGGAAACCTATTTTACCCAGAAGTTTCATAACGTACTCAATGGATATATCAGCTTTGTCAATAAAAATCTTTTTTTCCAAGCAGTTAGCTACGGAACCACGGATATGATCCAAAGTATGCTTCCTATTGCCATTCTATTAGTTGGAAGTGTGTTGATTGGTGACGGATCTTTGAAAATAGGAAGTCTAATGGGTTTCTATACTTACCTTACCTATATCTACGAGCCAATGACGAATCTGTCAGATTGGTTCATTGGTGTTCAAACCACACTTGGAATGAGTGACCGTGTTACTAAATTTTTGGAAGACCCCGAACATGCGAAAGAAATAGAACAAGAAAAAACAAAAATATCAATCGATGAAATCAAGTCAATTGTCTTTAAAGATGTTTCCTTTTCTTACGATAAAAATTATATGGTACTTGATAATTTAAACCTTAATATTGAAAAAGGAGACAAGGTTGCAATTGTTGGTGCTAGTGGAAAAGGGAAAAGCACAATTATCCAATTATTAATGAAAGTATACAATAACTATACTGGGGAAATCCTCATAAATGGAATCTCCCTTAGAGACATAGCAAAAGACTCTGTTTATGACCATATGTCCTTAGTGGAACAGAACCTTTTCATTTTTGATGGAACTGTAAAGGAAAATATTTTGTTCGATGAAAAGGACTCGGTTAGATTACTTGAATCAATGGAAATTTCCAAGAGTAATGTTTTTGTAGATAGCTTTAAAAATACAATTGATCATCTTTTGTTAGAAGGTGGCAAGAACATTTCTGGAGGTCAAAAACAAAGAATTTGTATCAATAGGGCACTGGTTAGAAGTTTCGATATATTAATTTTAGACGAGGCAACTTCATCACTTGATAAAGAGCTAGAAAAAGAAGTTATTGAAAATCTAGATAATTATGTGACCAAAAATAATAAAATTCTGATTTCAATTAGTCATAGACCTGTTCCTACATCCATATGCAATAAAATCATCGACTTGAATAAAGAAACTTCACTTGAAGCTAAAAATCCCTTGATTATCTAA
- a CDS encoding CPBP family intramembrane glutamic endopeptidase, producing the protein MLWIILITVGFFLYTILEFFLNKKDWIKGNRRLWSSPWVFLWGAILLILLFFVKPGSYKAWGNILYVNKAVKHIFMWILGILMYYFFTNYKLIRSAAAWSWKTPGFYYLCFVVPVFEEVLFRGIILINLLNTFPILKYEEPLVMVSSLLFSLFHFNYDESFKFNKDYVAGLVLIFIWGNAIGYLVLLTGSLWMSICMHMLFNITGSVYFNMVNRH; encoded by the coding sequence ATGTTGTGGATAATTTTAATAACTGTAGGATTTTTTTTATACACAATTTTAGAGTTTTTTCTCAATAAAAAAGATTGGATAAAGGGGAATAGAAGACTTTGGAGTAGTCCATGGGTGTTTCTTTGGGGAGCTATACTCTTAATACTACTCTTTTTTGTAAAGCCTGGTTCTTATAAGGCCTGGGGAAATATTTTATATGTTAATAAAGCAGTTAAACATATATTCATGTGGATACTCGGAATTTTAATGTATTACTTTTTTACTAATTATAAACTAATTAGAAGTGCTGCAGCATGGAGCTGGAAAACGCCAGGATTCTATTATCTTTGTTTTGTTGTACCTGTTTTTGAAGAGGTTTTGTTTAGAGGTATTATTTTAATTAATTTACTCAATACCTTTCCTATTCTAAAATATGAAGAGCCTCTAGTTATGGTAAGTTCTCTGCTATTTTCATTATTTCACTTTAATTATGATGAAAGTTTCAAGTTTAATAAAGATTACGTAGCTGGTTTAGTTTTGATTTTTATTTGGGGCAATGCTATAGGTTATCTAGTTTTACTTACAGGTTCGCTTTGGATGAGTATCTGTATGCATATGCTTTTTAATATTACTGGTTCTGTTTATTTCAATATGGTTAACA
- a CDS encoding radical SAM protein: MGLNIKWDITYKCNLFCKHCINGKLLNNNDNELETLEVFNIIDKISSSVKIDYIHFLGGEPTFRKDLSEICRYLSQKNIDFGFNTNCIDFNIEKNKEILLNKNFKNLVVSLEGPNAEINDLIRGKDVFNKIINNLKSIIDFKNANHLDYLKILVNTVVSKTNYNYIIEMIDFCLQLGVDELDLLQLIIQGNAENLNTSINPEEEVALVEKIALKYQLVKDKILIVPKFVRPMAQDYCDKVLGLPFPNVYHGCSAGMFFAFINNLGYIYPCDRYLSQKLKGVNDEKYNLNKNAFFDIWAEDDYNIPFETIEGNDYETKYKPCNKCIHFKKECFPCFLILKDLKQPYHINNCDKYFELIKENELHHKTKCI; the protein is encoded by the coding sequence ATGGGGTTAAATATTAAATGGGATATTACATATAAGTGTAATTTGTTTTGTAAACATTGTATTAACGGAAAGTTACTAAATAATAACGACAATGAGTTAGAGACACTAGAAGTATTTAATATTATTGATAAAATCTCTTCTAGTGTAAAGATTGACTATATTCACTTTCTAGGTGGAGAACCTACTTTTAGAAAAGACTTATCGGAGATATGCAGATATTTGAGTCAGAAAAATATAGACTTCGGATTTAATACCAATTGCATTGATTTTAATATTGAAAAAAATAAAGAAATTTTATTAAATAAAAATTTTAAAAATCTTGTAGTAAGTTTAGAGGGACCTAATGCTGAGATTAATGATCTTATTCGAGGAAAAGACGTATTTAATAAGATAATAAACAATTTAAAATCTATAATTGATTTTAAAAATGCTAATCATTTAGATTACTTAAAAATACTAGTTAACACTGTAGTAAGCAAAACAAATTATAATTATATTATTGAAATGATTGATTTTTGTTTGCAATTAGGTGTTGATGAATTAGATTTGTTGCAATTAATAATACAAGGAAATGCAGAAAATTTGAATACGTCTATAAATCCTGAAGAAGAGGTTGCACTAGTTGAAAAAATAGCCCTAAAATACCAACTTGTTAAAGATAAAATCCTTATAGTACCTAAGTTCGTTAGACCTATGGCTCAAGATTATTGCGATAAAGTACTTGGATTACCCTTTCCTAATGTATACCATGGATGTTCTGCCGGTATGTTTTTTGCCTTTATAAATAATTTAGGATATATTTATCCTTGTGATAGGTATTTATCACAAAAATTAAAGGGTGTAAATGATGAAAAGTATAATCTAAACAAAAATGCATTTTTTGATATTTGGGCAGAAGATGACTATAACATTCCATTCGAAACTATTGAAGGAAATGACTACGAAACAAAATACAAACCTTGTAACAAATGTATCCATTTTAAAAAAGAGTGCTTTCCTTGTTTTTTAATTTTAAAAGATTTAAAACAACCATATCATATAAACAATTGTGATAAATATTTTGAATTAATAAAAGAAAATGAACTTCATCATAAAACTAAGTGTATATGA